A window from Taeniopygia guttata chromosome 10, bTaeGut7.mat, whole genome shotgun sequence encodes these proteins:
- the ANXA2 gene encoding annexin A2 isoform X1 produces the protein MSTVHEILSKLSLEGDHSLPPSAYATVKAYSNFDADRDAAALETAIKTKGVDEVTIINILTNRSNEQRQDIAFAYQRRTKKELSAALKSALSGHLEAVILGLLKTPAQYDASELKAAMKGLGTDEDTLIEIICSRTNQELSEINRVYREMYKTELEKDIISDTSGDFRKLMVALAKGKRCEDTSVIDYELIDQDARDLYDAGVKRKGTDVPKWINIMTERSVPHLQKVFDRYKSYSPYDMLESIKKEVKGDLENAFLNLVQCIQNKQLYFADRLYDSMKGKGTRDKVLIRIMVSRCEVDMLKIKSEFKRKYGKSLYYFIQASFSS, from the exons ATGTCCACTGTTCATGAAATTTTAAGCAAGCTCAGCCTTGAAGGAGAT CATTCTCTCCCTCCAAGTGCCTATGCCACAGTGAAGGCCTACTCAAACTTCGACGCTGACCGGGACGCTGCCGCCCTCGAAACGGCCATCAAGACCAAAG GTGTGGATGAGGTCACCATCATCAACATCCTGACAAACCGCAGCAATGAACAGAGGCAGGACATTGCTTTTGCCTATCAGAGGAGAACCAAAAAG GAACTTTCTGCAGCACTCAAGTCTGCTCTCTCAGGTCATTTGGAGGCAGTGATCTTGGGCTTGCTGAAGACACCAGCACAGTATGATGCCTCTGAATTGAAAGCTGCCATGAAG GGGCTGGGAACTGATGAAGACACACTCATTGAAATCATCTGCTCCCGAACAAACCAGGAGCTCAGTGAAATCAACAGAGTCTACAGGGAAA TGTACAAGACAGAACTGGAAAAGGACATTATATCAGACACATCTGGTGACTTCCGCAAGCTGATGGTTGCCCTGGCCAAG GGCAAAAGGTGTGAAGATACTTCTGTGATTGATTATGAGCTGATTGACCAAGATGCCAGG GACCTCTATGATGCTGGTGTGAAGAGAAAGGGAACTGATGTCCCGAAGTGGATCAACATTATGACTGAAAGAAGTGTTCCCCACCTGCAGAAAG TGTTTGACAGGTACAAGAGCTACAGCCCATATGATATGTTGGAGAGTATCAAGAAGGAGGTTAAGGGAGATCTGGAGAATGCCTTCCTTAATCTTG TCCAGTGCATTCAGAACAAGCAGCTGTATTTTGCAGACAGACTGTATGATTCCATGAAG GGCAAGGGAACCAGGGACAAGGTCCTGATCAGGATTATGGTATCTCGCTGCGAGGTTGACATGCTGAAAATCAAGAGTGAATTCAAGAGGAAATATGGAAAATCCCTCTATTATTTCATCCAGGCAAGTTTTTCATCTTAG
- the ANXA2 gene encoding annexin A2 isoform X2, which produces MSTVHEILSKLSLEGDHSLPPSAYATVKAYSNFDADRDAAALETAIKTKGVDEVTIINILTNRSNEQRQDIAFAYQRRTKKELSAALKSALSGHLEAVILGLLKTPAQYDASELKAAMKGLGTDEDTLIEIICSRTNQELSEINRVYREMYKTELEKDIISDTSGDFRKLMVALAKGKRCEDTSVIDYELIDQDARDLYDAGVKRKGTDVPKWINIMTERSVPHLQKVFDRYKSYSPYDMLESIKKEVKGDLENAFLNLVQCIQNKQLYFADRLYDSMKGKGTRDKVLIRIMVSRCEVDMLKIKSEFKRKYGKSLYYFIQQDTKGDYQRALLNLCGGED; this is translated from the exons ATGTCCACTGTTCATGAAATTTTAAGCAAGCTCAGCCTTGAAGGAGAT CATTCTCTCCCTCCAAGTGCCTATGCCACAGTGAAGGCCTACTCAAACTTCGACGCTGACCGGGACGCTGCCGCCCTCGAAACGGCCATCAAGACCAAAG GTGTGGATGAGGTCACCATCATCAACATCCTGACAAACCGCAGCAATGAACAGAGGCAGGACATTGCTTTTGCCTATCAGAGGAGAACCAAAAAG GAACTTTCTGCAGCACTCAAGTCTGCTCTCTCAGGTCATTTGGAGGCAGTGATCTTGGGCTTGCTGAAGACACCAGCACAGTATGATGCCTCTGAATTGAAAGCTGCCATGAAG GGGCTGGGAACTGATGAAGACACACTCATTGAAATCATCTGCTCCCGAACAAACCAGGAGCTCAGTGAAATCAACAGAGTCTACAGGGAAA TGTACAAGACAGAACTGGAAAAGGACATTATATCAGACACATCTGGTGACTTCCGCAAGCTGATGGTTGCCCTGGCCAAG GGCAAAAGGTGTGAAGATACTTCTGTGATTGATTATGAGCTGATTGACCAAGATGCCAGG GACCTCTATGATGCTGGTGTGAAGAGAAAGGGAACTGATGTCCCGAAGTGGATCAACATTATGACTGAAAGAAGTGTTCCCCACCTGCAGAAAG TGTTTGACAGGTACAAGAGCTACAGCCCATATGATATGTTGGAGAGTATCAAGAAGGAGGTTAAGGGAGATCTGGAGAATGCCTTCCTTAATCTTG TCCAGTGCATTCAGAACAAGCAGCTGTATTTTGCAGACAGACTGTATGATTCCATGAAG GGCAAGGGAACCAGGGACAAGGTCCTGATCAGGATTATGGTATCTCGCTGCGAGGTTGACATGCTGAAAATCAAGAGTGAATTCAAGAGGAAATATGGAAAATCCCTCTATTATTTCATCCAG CAAGACACAAAAGGGGATTACCAGAGGGCACTGCTGAACCTGTGTGGTGGAGAGGACTGA